The Lycium barbarum isolate Lr01 chromosome 12, ASM1917538v2, whole genome shotgun sequence genome includes a region encoding these proteins:
- the LOC132624282 gene encoding uncharacterized protein LOC132624282, with amino-acid sequence MAYALNLGAGTSNWAEAASLRHGIKWWLENDCQYIEAESDSKLLVDCVNGTNSIPWNIFEEVTKLRKAMEDNGYILKHVYRKGNQVADRLANMGHEVSQSQIYLNFNELSEVVKGLMNTERSGMPSTRIYKVKKSLIHVDPP; translated from the coding sequence ATGGCATACGCTCTCAACCTGGGAGCAGGAACTAGCAATTGGGCTGAGGCAGCTTCTCTACGGCATGGTATAAAATGGTGGCTAGAAAATGATTGCCAATACATAGAAGCTGAGAGTGACTCAAAGCTTTTGGTAGACTGTGTAAATGGTACAAATTCCATCCCATGGAACATTTTTGAAGAAGTTACTAAACTAAGGAAAGCTATGGAAGATAATGGATATATCCTCAAGCATGTTTACAGGAAGGGAAACCAGGTAGCGGACAGGTTGGCCAATATGGGACATGAAGTTTCTCAATCTCAAATATATCTCAACTTCAATGAATTGTCAGAGGTTGTTAAAGGCCTTATGAACACTGAGAGATCGGGTATGCCATCAACTAGAATCTACAAAGTGAAGAAGTCTCTAATCCATGTTGATCCACCATGA
- the LOC132621780 gene encoding 3-ketoacyl-CoA synthase 6-like, producing MPEVVPSFSNSVKLKYVKLGYQYLVNNILIFLLVPIMVGVTIELLRMGPEELLSIWNSLHFDFLQILCSSFLIIFVATVYFMSKPRSIYLVDYSCYKAPVTYRAPFSTFMEHSRLNLKDSPKSVEFQMRILERSGLGEETSLPPAIHYIPPAPTMEAARGEAEVVIFTAIDALMKKTGLKTKDIDILIVNCSLFSPTPSLSAMVVNKYKLRSNIKSYNLSGMGCSAGLISIDLARDLLQVHPNSCALVVSTEIITPNYYQGSERAMLLPNCLFRMGGAAILLSNKRRDRYRAKYRLVHVVRTHKGADDKAFRCVFEQEDPQGKIGINLSKDLMVIAGEALKSNITTIGPLVLPASEQLLFLLTLIGRKFFNPKWKPYIPDFKQAFEHFCIHAGGRAVIDELQKNLQLSAEHVEASRMTLHRFGNTSSSSLWYEMSYIEAKGRMKRGDRVWQIAFGSGFKCNSAVWKCNRTIKRPTDGPWQDCIDKYPVHIPEIVKL from the exons ATGCCAGAAGTAGTGCCTAGTTTCTCCAACTCTGTGAAGCTGAAATATGTCAAACTTGGCTATCAATACCTTGTTAATAATATTCTAATATTTTTGCTTGTGCCTATTATGGTTGGAGTTACCATAGAGCTATTAAGAATGGGCCCTGAAGAATTACTAAGCATATGGAATTCACTCCACTTTGATTTTCTCCAAATCCTATGCTCTTCTTTTCTCATCATTTTCGTAGCCACTGTTTATTTCATGTCCAAACCTCGATCTATTTACCTAGTAGATTATTCATGCTACAAGGCTCCGGTTACCTACCGAGCACCATTTTCAACTTTCATGGAGCATTCCAGGCTCAATTTGAAGGATAGTCCCAAGAGTGTGGAGTTCCAAATGCGTATTCTTGAAAG GTCCGGCCTTGGAGAAGAAACTTCCTTGCCTCCTGCCATCCATTACATCCCTCCAGCCCCAACTATGGAAGCTGCTAGAGGTGAAGCAGAAGTTGTCATATTCACAGCAATTGATGCCCTAATGAAGAAAACTGGGCTCAAAACAAAGGACATTGACATTCTCATAGTCAATTGCAGTTTATTTTCTCCAACTCCATCTTTGTCAGCTATGGTAGTTAACAAATACAAGTTGAGAAGTAACATAAAAAGTTACAACCTTTCTGGCATGGGATGCAGTGCAGGTTTAATCTCAATTGATTTAGCTAGAGACCTCCTTCAAGTCCATCCGAATTCATGTGCTTTAGTTGTAAGCACTGAGATCATAACTCCCAATTATTACCAAGGTTCGGAAAGAGCAATGCTCCTCCCGAACTGTTTGTTCCGAATGGGTGGTGCAGCCATATTGTTGTCCAACAAAAGGCGCGATCGATACAGAGCCAAGTACAGACTAGTGCATGTGGTCCGAACCCATAAGGGTGCGGACGACAAGGCATTTAGATGTGTGTTTGAACAAGAAGATCCACAAGGGAAAATTGGTATTAATTTATCAAAAGACCTTATGGTTATAGCAGGGGAAGCTTTAAAATCCAACATTACTACAATTGGTCCTCTAGTTCTCCCTGCCTCTGAGCAACTACTATTTCTCCTAACATTAATTGGCCGGAAATTTTTTAATCCTAAGTGGAAGCCTTATATCCCCGATTTCAAGCAAGCGTTCGAGCATTTTTGTATCCACGCGGGTGGTAGGGCGGTTATCGATGAGCTCCAGAAGAACTTACAATTGTCTGCTGAACATGTAGAAGCTTCTAGAATGACTCTGCATAGATTTGGTAATACTTCTTCATCTTCATTATGGTATGAGATGAGTTATATTGAAGCTAAGGGAAGGATGAAGAGAGGTGACAGAGTTTGGCAGATAGCTTTTGGGAGTGGATTTAAGTGTAACAGTGCTGTTTGGAAGTGTAACAGAACAATCAAGAGACCAACTGATGGACCATGGCAAGATTGCATTGATAAGTATCCAGTGCACATTCCAGAGATTGTGAAACTCTAA